A section of the Opitutaceae bacterium genome encodes:
- a CDS encoding MaoC family dehydratase — protein sequence MKNPNPDPTKHAEIPVWNAENWFYEDIVIGRKIRSIRRTISEGESMQFNALVLDMHPYVADELFASKEGLFGRRLVAGAFVFSAGLGLVATNCVNAFSYGYDKLRFIKPVFIGDTIYAIKTDLEKTPKYPEMGLCRAAYEIFKNDGELVLYCEHLQTVKYRNAPGCAGTKE from the coding sequence ATGAAAAATCCGAATCCCGATCCGACGAAGCATGCTGAGATTCCAGTTTGGAATGCCGAGAACTGGTTTTACGAGGACATCGTCATTGGCAGGAAGATCCGTTCGATCCGGCGCACGATCAGCGAAGGAGAGAGCATGCAGTTCAATGCGCTTGTCCTCGACATGCATCCCTATGTGGCGGATGAGCTGTTTGCGAGCAAGGAGGGCCTGTTTGGCCGGCGTCTTGTAGCCGGCGCCTTTGTGTTTTCCGCCGGCCTGGGGCTTGTCGCGACGAATTGCGTCAACGCCTTCAGTTACGGCTACGACAAGCTCCGCTTCATCAAGCCGGTCTTCATCGGCGACACGATCTACGCCATCAAGACGGATCTGGAGAAGACGCCCAAGTATCCGGAGATGGGCCTCTGCCGCGCGGCCTATGAGATCTTCAAGAATGACGGGGAGCTCGTCCTCTACTGCGAGCATTTGCAGACGGTGAAGTATCGCAATGCGCCGGGCTGCGCTGGGACGAAGGAGTGA
- the lpdA gene encoding dihydrolipoyl dehydrogenase: protein MAGKPSLSSSRSSRRSRIPPACCCPSRRASTLVRTPRRPLSSRLSTSLSAMESFDLIVIGAGPGGYVCAFRASQLGLKVALIEKRATLGGTCLNVGCIPSKALLHSSEHLVFARQHAAEHGIKLGAVDFDLAAMMKRKDAVVGKLVGGVSQLAKGRKVSVFTGAAAFASASTVNITAPGGAVTEISGKNIVIATGSVPVELPFLRFDGKTVVSSDDAIAFKEVPKKLVVVGGGVIGLELGSVWSRLGSEVTVVEFLPKIIATFDDDVIRSFTRILQKQGLKIEVGAKVTGYSKGVLTAERDGKPLEFPADKVLVAVGRRPFADELGLEKAGVILDEKKRIKVDARLKTSAPGIWAIGDVVAGPMLAHKAEEDGAAVAEWIAGKAGHINWDLVPGVVYTAPEVASVGLGEDAAKAQGLSVTVGKFNFAANGRAIAAGATDGFVKIIADSKTDRILGAQILGANAGELISEIVAHMEYGGSAEDLGRTIHAHPTMSEALKEAGLAVSKSAIHAL, encoded by the coding sequence ATGGCAGGGAAGCCGTCACTTTCCTCGTCAAGGTCAAGCAGGCGATCGAGGATCCCACCCGCCTGCTGCTGTCCATCTAGGCGCGCATCCACCCTTGTCCGGACCCCGCGACGGCCGCTGTCGTCGCGCCTGTCCACCAGTCTTTCTGCCATGGAATCCTTCGATCTCATCGTCATCGGCGCCGGACCCGGCGGCTACGTCTGCGCGTTTCGCGCGTCTCAACTCGGCCTCAAGGTGGCGTTGATCGAAAAGCGGGCGACGCTCGGGGGAACCTGCCTCAACGTGGGCTGCATTCCGAGCAAGGCCCTGCTGCATTCGAGCGAGCACCTTGTCTTCGCCCGCCAGCACGCCGCCGAGCACGGCATCAAGCTGGGAGCGGTCGACTTTGATCTCGCGGCCATGATGAAACGCAAGGACGCCGTCGTGGGCAAACTTGTCGGCGGCGTCTCCCAGTTGGCAAAGGGCAGGAAGGTCTCGGTCTTCACCGGCGCAGCAGCCTTTGCTTCCGCATCCACAGTGAACATAACCGCCCCAGGCGGCGCGGTCACCGAAATTTCCGGCAAAAACATTGTGATCGCCACAGGCTCCGTGCCGGTGGAGCTTCCCTTCCTCAGGTTCGATGGGAAAACCGTGGTTTCCAGCGACGACGCCATCGCCTTCAAGGAGGTTCCAAAGAAGCTCGTTGTCGTTGGTGGAGGCGTCATCGGACTCGAACTGGGCTCGGTCTGGTCGCGCCTGGGCAGCGAGGTGACGGTGGTCGAGTTTCTTCCAAAGATCATCGCGACCTTTGACGACGATGTCATCCGCAGCTTCACACGCATCCTGCAGAAGCAGGGCCTGAAGATCGAGGTTGGAGCAAAGGTCACCGGATATTCCAAGGGCGTCCTCACCGCCGAACGCGATGGCAAGCCGCTCGAGTTTCCCGCCGACAAGGTGCTCGTGGCCGTGGGCCGGCGACCCTTTGCCGATGAACTCGGCCTTGAAAAGGCCGGAGTCATTCTTGACGAGAAAAAGCGCATCAAGGTCGACGCCCGCCTGAAAACCAGCGCGCCCGGCATCTGGGCGATCGGCGACGTCGTCGCCGGCCCCATGCTCGCGCACAAGGCCGAGGAGGACGGTGCCGCCGTCGCCGAATGGATCGCCGGAAAGGCGGGCCACATCAACTGGGACCTTGTGCCGGGCGTCGTCTACACGGCTCCGGAGGTTGCTTCCGTCGGGCTCGGCGAGGATGCGGCCAAGGCACAGGGCCTTTCAGTAACAGTCGGCAAGTTCAACTTCGCGGCCAATGGCCGCGCAATCGCCGCCGGGGCTACCGACGGCTTTGTGAAGATCATCGCGGATTCAAAGACCGACCGGATTCTCGGCGCCCAGATTCTCGGGGCCAATGCCGGCGAGCTGATCTCCGAGATCGTGGCCCACATGGAATACGGTGGAAGCGCCGAAGACCTCGGCCGCACGATCCACGCCCATCCCACGATGAGCGAGGCATTGAAGGAAGCAGGCCTCGCCGTCTCAAAGAGCGCCATTCACGCACTGTAG
- the odhB gene encoding 2-oxoglutarate dehydrogenase complex dihydrolipoyllysine-residue succinyltransferase has protein sequence MPLLEVKIPPLGESINSGVLAKWHVADGATVKRDQPLFELETDKITSEGTAEAAGRIALKVAVGTEVKIGEVVATIDTDAAAPAAPAAQAGESKTAPVPSAAKGASLPLSPAVRRVAEETGIDPSGLAGSGKGGRVTKGDVLAAAESAPREMSAPARSSAEVVPVAPAAVAIASPAARQSRRKLSPLRKRIAERLVQAQHEAAMLTTFNEVDMSAVMALRAKYQDDFVKKNGIKLGFMSFFTKAVVHALKEVPAINAQFADDEIIQNHYFDIGVAVSTEKGLMVPVIRDADRLGMADIEKAIGEAAKKARDNKITLADLEGGVFTITNGGIFGSMLSTPILNAPQSGILGLHAINERPVAINGQVVIRPMMYLALSYDHRLVDGREAVTFLVKVKQAIEDPTRLLLSI, from the coding sequence ATGCCTCTTCTCGAAGTCAAGATCCCCCCCCTCGGCGAATCCATAAATTCCGGCGTGCTCGCAAAGTGGCATGTCGCCGACGGCGCCACCGTCAAGAGGGATCAGCCTCTCTTCGAACTCGAAACCGACAAGATAACGTCCGAAGGGACCGCGGAGGCCGCCGGCCGGATTGCGCTCAAGGTCGCGGTTGGAACGGAGGTCAAGATCGGCGAGGTCGTAGCCACAATCGACACCGATGCCGCCGCCCCCGCGGCGCCTGCCGCACAGGCCGGCGAAAGCAAGACCGCACCCGTGCCCTCCGCGGCGAAGGGCGCATCCCTCCCGCTGTCGCCAGCCGTGCGGCGCGTGGCGGAGGAGACCGGCATCGATCCGTCCGGCCTTGCCGGATCGGGGAAGGGCGGACGCGTCACAAAGGGTGACGTCCTCGCCGCCGCCGAATCCGCGCCGCGCGAAATGTCCGCCCCAGCCAGAAGCTCCGCCGAGGTGGTTCCCGTAGCGCCTGCCGCGGTTGCCATCGCATCACCGGCGGCCAGGCAGTCCCGCAGAAAGCTTTCCCCGCTCCGGAAACGCATCGCCGAACGATTGGTGCAGGCGCAACACGAGGCCGCCATGCTCACAACGTTCAACGAGGTCGACATGTCCGCCGTCATGGCCCTGCGCGCAAAATACCAGGACGACTTCGTGAAGAAGAACGGCATCAAGCTCGGCTTCATGTCCTTCTTCACAAAGGCGGTCGTTCACGCGCTGAAGGAGGTGCCCGCCATCAACGCCCAGTTCGCGGACGACGAGATCATCCAGAATCATTACTTCGACATCGGAGTCGCCGTCTCGACCGAAAAGGGCCTGATGGTGCCGGTCATCCGCGATGCCGACAGGCTGGGCATGGCGGATATCGAGAAGGCGATTGGTGAGGCGGCGAAAAAGGCCCGCGACAACAAGATCACGCTCGCCGACCTCGAAGGCGGCGTGTTCACCATCACCAATGGCGGCATTTTCGGCTCGATGCTTTCGACGCCGATACTCAACGCCCCACAGAGCGGCATCCTCGGCCTGCATGCCATCAACGAACGCCCCGTCGCCATCAACGGCCAGGTCGTCATTCGCCCGATGATGTATCTTGCGCTGAGCTACGACCACAGGCTCGTCGATGGCAGGGAAGCCGTCACTTTCCTCGTCAAGGTCAAGCAGGCGATCGAGGATCCCACCCGCCTGCTGCTGTCCATCTAG
- a CDS encoding 2-oxoglutarate dehydrogenase E1 component yields MRPLPLPTRANADILDAAYSAWLENPDSVDPTWQAFFQGFSLGNQATSRNGAAMRVAAEPAQLAESLKQSQVHSLIYHYRSIGHVQAHLDPLSDPPPPSPRLALGEFGLDEADLNRSFDVGHYLDQGQMTLQSLIDSLQQTYCGRIGVEYLHIQDTEVRNWLQTRMETSRNQPQFSKAQKTRILRRLHKAELFERFLHTKYVGQKRFSLEGGETFIAALDAIVEHSPAQGVAEIVMGMAHRGRLNVLTSILRKPFELLFEQFSENYIPETVAGDGDVKYHLGYESILDTTTGGKVEIRLAANPSHLEIVNPVVEGKARARQRIRGDVERRKVLPLLVHGDAAFAGQGVVAETLNFSQLPGYRTGGTLHFVINNQIGFTTLPSEARSTRYCTDVAKMIEAPIFHVNGDDPEAVCMVAQLALEFRVKFQRDVVIDMYCYRRHGHNESDEPAFTQPEMYRKIATHPLVSTLYTEKLTTEGSLTPAECEAIKAEYLAALESNLEKAKAREAEKTARRKAKAADPQAKFAGSTAVFQPDFSHAPVPTGVPHAEIEKVVRGLTTLPAGFNVNPKIRRLLDARLHALKEGGPVDWALGEALAFGTLLLDGTPVRLSGQDCERGTFSHRHAVLHDHETRESYTPLKHLDDGRPTKFCVYNSLLSEAAVLGFDYGYSLDYPQMLCIWEAQFGDFANGAQVVIDQFIASSESKWQRTSGIVLLLPHGYEGQGPEHSSARLERFLQLAAENNIQVVNITTPANFFHVLRRQMKRDFLKPLVVMSPKSLLRHPAVVSRIDEFTTGSFQEIIDDPAGPAKAARLILCAGKVYYDLADYREKNRITDTAIVRVEQIYPLHRDRLSELASQHAGARLVWAQEEPHNMGAWSHIAPSLEEIFKQKAAYAGREPAASPAVGALALHRRELADFLKTAFSI; encoded by the coding sequence ATGAGACCACTTCCGTTGCCGACGCGTGCAAACGCCGACATCCTCGATGCCGCCTACAGCGCCTGGCTCGAGAATCCTGACTCCGTTGATCCGACCTGGCAGGCCTTCTTCCAGGGCTTTTCCCTTGGAAATCAAGCCACGTCCAGAAACGGCGCCGCCATGCGGGTTGCAGCGGAGCCCGCCCAACTGGCCGAAAGCCTGAAACAGTCCCAGGTCCACAGCCTGATCTATCACTATCGCTCGATCGGGCACGTTCAGGCCCATCTCGATCCACTCAGCGATCCCCCGCCGCCGTCTCCACGGCTGGCGCTGGGTGAATTCGGCCTCGACGAAGCTGATCTCAACCGATCCTTCGACGTGGGCCACTACCTGGATCAAGGCCAGATGACGCTTCAAAGCCTGATCGACTCCCTGCAGCAAACCTACTGCGGCCGCATCGGGGTGGAGTATCTCCACATTCAGGACACCGAAGTCCGCAACTGGCTGCAAACCCGCATGGAGACGTCGCGCAACCAGCCTCAGTTCTCCAAGGCTCAAAAGACCAGGATCCTGCGACGCCTGCACAAGGCCGAGTTGTTCGAGCGTTTCCTTCACACGAAATACGTCGGACAAAAACGCTTCTCGCTCGAAGGCGGCGAAACCTTCATCGCTGCGCTCGATGCAATCGTCGAGCATTCGCCCGCCCAGGGCGTCGCCGAGATCGTCATGGGCATGGCCCATCGCGGACGCCTGAACGTCCTGACCTCAATCCTGCGCAAGCCCTTCGAGCTGCTGTTCGAGCAGTTCTCGGAAAACTACATCCCCGAGACGGTCGCCGGCGACGGCGACGTGAAGTACCATCTGGGATACGAGTCCATACTCGACACCACCACCGGCGGAAAGGTGGAGATCAGGCTGGCGGCCAATCCGTCCCACCTCGAAATCGTCAACCCGGTGGTCGAGGGCAAGGCGCGTGCGCGCCAGCGCATCCGCGGCGATGTCGAGCGCCGCAAGGTCCTGCCGCTCCTGGTGCACGGCGACGCCGCGTTCGCGGGCCAGGGCGTGGTCGCTGAAACCCTGAACTTCTCGCAGCTGCCCGGCTACCGCACCGGCGGCACGCTTCATTTCGTCATCAACAACCAGATCGGCTTCACGACGCTGCCCAGCGAGGCGCGATCCACACGCTACTGCACCGACGTCGCCAAGATGATCGAGGCGCCGATCTTCCACGTCAACGGCGACGACCCCGAGGCCGTCTGCATGGTCGCCCAGCTCGCCCTCGAGTTCCGCGTGAAGTTCCAGCGGGATGTCGTCATCGACATGTACTGCTACCGCCGCCACGGACACAACGAGTCCGACGAGCCCGCCTTCACGCAGCCCGAAATGTACCGGAAGATCGCGACGCATCCGCTGGTCTCGACGCTCTACACGGAGAAACTCACGACGGAGGGCAGCCTCACCCCGGCCGAGTGCGAGGCCATCAAGGCCGAGTACCTCGCCGCCCTGGAGTCGAACCTCGAGAAGGCGAAGGCCCGCGAGGCGGAAAAAACCGCGAGGCGCAAGGCGAAGGCGGCGGATCCCCAGGCGAAGTTCGCCGGATCCACCGCCGTTTTTCAGCCCGATTTCAGCCACGCTCCCGTTCCCACGGGAGTGCCCCACGCCGAGATCGAAAAAGTCGTCCGCGGCCTCACCACGCTCCCCGCCGGCTTCAATGTGAACCCCAAGATCAGGCGGCTCCTCGACGCGCGCCTGCACGCCCTGAAGGAAGGCGGTCCGGTCGACTGGGCCCTGGGCGAGGCGCTCGCCTTCGGCACCCTCCTGCTCGACGGCACGCCCGTGCGCCTGAGCGGACAGGACTGCGAACGCGGCACCTTCAGCCACCGCCACGCCGTCCTTCACGATCACGAGACCCGCGAGAGCTACACGCCGCTCAAGCACCTCGACGACGGCAGACCCACCAAGTTCTGCGTGTACAACTCCCTCCTCTCCGAGGCCGCCGTCCTCGGATTCGACTACGGCTACTCGCTCGATTATCCCCAGATGCTCTGCATCTGGGAGGCGCAGTTCGGCGACTTCGCCAACGGGGCGCAGGTCGTCATCGACCAGTTCATCGCGAGCTCCGAGTCGAAATGGCAGCGCACGAGCGGCATCGTGCTGCTGCTGCCCCATGGCTACGAGGGCCAGGGCCCCGAGCATTCCTCCGCCCGCCTGGAGCGCTTTCTTCAGCTTGCGGCCGAAAACAACATCCAGGTCGTGAACATCACGACACCGGCCAATTTCTTTCACGTGCTCCGGCGCCAGATGAAGCGCGATTTCCTCAAGCCGCTGGTGGTGATGTCACCCAAGTCCCTGCTGCGCCATCCCGCGGTCGTCTCGCGTATCGACGAATTCACTACAGGCTCGTTTCAGGAGATCATCGACGATCCGGCCGGGCCGGCGAAGGCGGCCCGCCTCATTCTCTGCGCGGGCAAGGTCTACTACGATCTCGCCGACTACCGGGAGAAGAACAGGATCACCGACACCGCGATCGTTCGCGTGGAGCAGATCTACCCGCTGCACCGGGACCGGCTTTCCGAACTTGCCAGCCAGCATGCGGGCGCCCGTCTCGTCTGGGCGCAGGAGGAGCCCCACAACATGGGCGCGTGGAGCCACATCGCTCCATCGCTTGAGGAAATCTTCAAACAAAAGGCCGCCTACGCGGGGCGCGAACCCGCCGCATCGCCCGCCGTGGGAGCCCTGGCCTTGCATCGCAGGGAACTCGCTGATTTTCTCAAGACCGCCTTCTCGATCTGA
- a CDS encoding translation initiation factor: MSAPRKVSTSGGDALGQNPFAALDTVRSDLPPARASSPDSSRGNGDEGGGARKNRGRVDIRRTTAGRGGKTVTVIDGFVGIGVAEKESLAKTMQKRCGCGGTVKDGRIEIQGDKREAVAQVLEAAGFRPVFAGG, encoded by the coding sequence ATGAGTGCGCCAAGGAAAGTTTCAACTTCCGGCGGCGACGCCTTGGGGCAGAATCCGTTTGCGGCGCTGGATACGGTTCGAAGCGACCTTCCGCCTGCCCGGGCTTCAAGCCCGGATTCAAGTCGGGGGAATGGCGATGAAGGCGGTGGAGCACGAAAGAACCGCGGTCGTGTGGATATTCGCCGGACAACGGCGGGACGCGGAGGCAAGACCGTGACGGTGATCGATGGCTTTGTCGGAATTGGCGTCGCGGAGAAGGAAAGTCTGGCCAAGACAATGCAGAAACGCTGCGGCTGCGGCGGCACCGTGAAGGATGGCCGGATCGAAATCCAAGGGGACAAGCGGGAAGCGGTTGCACAGGTGCTCGAGGCCGCTGGGTTTCGCCCGGTGTTCGCGGGAGGATGA
- a CDS encoding GTP-binding protein, whose amino-acid sequence MSANVPPVTVLCGFLGAGKTTVLNHLLPQSEGRRWALVVNDVGSINIDARLIAQRTVELSGGAGRGQPVIELGNGCVCCSIKDELAESLAELAMTGRPGGPPGDPYDHIIVEATGVAEPRGVAQLFIQRNPFGRSLADLAALRSLVTVVDASHFLGLWNARVTTRPRGEIAGAGETARDLFDLMLDQVETADLIVVNKCDLVSEDQRMMLSAAIEGVNPRAELQFVEHGRVSRDVLLDHQRFEPRTTLSGARWLQSLNAVAPQLRGAAGASVVKPRAAAPSYALKYGLSSFVYQARRPFSRARFEARILGGFPGLVRAKGFCWWAESPDEMGFLSVAGSRAKLDTLNFWWASLIEHGRASPGDRPEMIRALWVEPHGDRRQELVFIGQSMDEAAIRSALDQCLVDGS is encoded by the coding sequence GTGAGCGCGAATGTTCCGCCGGTCACCGTGCTCTGCGGGTTTCTCGGAGCAGGGAAGACGACGGTGCTGAATCATCTTCTCCCACAGAGTGAGGGCCGGCGCTGGGCGCTCGTGGTCAATGATGTCGGATCGATCAATATCGACGCCCGCCTCATTGCGCAGCGGACGGTTGAACTTTCCGGAGGTGCGGGTCGAGGGCAGCCTGTGATCGAACTCGGCAACGGGTGTGTCTGCTGTTCGATCAAGGACGAACTTGCGGAGTCGCTCGCGGAACTGGCCATGACGGGCCGCCCGGGCGGACCCCCGGGCGATCCCTATGATCACATCATCGTTGAGGCGACGGGCGTGGCTGAACCGAGGGGCGTGGCGCAGTTGTTCATTCAACGGAATCCCTTCGGCCGATCGCTCGCCGACCTCGCCGCTCTGCGCTCGCTCGTCACCGTGGTTGATGCGTCCCATTTTCTCGGGCTTTGGAATGCCCGTGTGACAACCCGCCCGCGGGGAGAAATCGCCGGCGCCGGGGAAACCGCCAGGGACCTCTTCGATCTGATGCTCGACCAGGTGGAGACGGCGGATCTGATCGTCGTGAACAAGTGCGATCTGGTGTCGGAGGATCAGCGCATGATGCTGAGCGCCGCCATTGAGGGCGTGAATCCGAGGGCGGAGCTGCAATTCGTGGAGCACGGGCGGGTCTCGCGCGATGTTCTGCTGGACCACCAGCGATTTGAGCCCCGCACGACACTGTCCGGCGCGCGCTGGCTTCAGAGTCTCAACGCCGTTGCGCCGCAACTCCGCGGAGCTGCGGGCGCATCGGTTGTCAAGCCGCGCGCAGCGGCGCCTTCCTACGCGTTGAAATACGGCCTCTCCAGTTTTGTCTACCAGGCGCGCCGTCCGTTTTCGCGGGCGCGCTTTGAGGCGCGGATTCTCGGGGGCTTTCCCGGATTGGTGCGGGCGAAGGGATTCTGCTGGTGGGCGGAGTCGCCTGACGAGATGGGATTCCTGTCCGTCGCGGGGAGTCGTGCAAAACTGGATACGCTGAATTTCTGGTGGGCGTCGCTGATTGAGCATGGGCGCGCATCTCCCGGGGACAGGCCTGAGATGATTCGGGCGCTCTGGGTCGAGCCCCATGGAGACCGCCGGCAGGAACTCGTGTTTATCGGGCAGTCCATGGATGAAGCGGCGATTCGTTCGGCGCTGGATCAATGTCTGGTGGACGGCTCTTGA
- a CDS encoding MFS transporter, with product MDTPSRLPVRRREIFGWCCFDFANSSFTTIIITVVYATYFSKAVALGDPAASSWWGRALSLSQVIVILFSPWIGAVADFTARKKRFLMWSAGVCSIATACLYFTGSNDVLLALSIVVVANIAFSVGDNLCASFLPEISTPENVGRISGFGWGFGYVGGLLSLGLALVIIEGLKASARWTFLMTGLFFLLASLPTQILLRERAVPKPLPAGASHFSVGWGAIARTLRELPAHRTLAIFFLSFTAFMSGLMAVIVFASLFGQNVLHLTQSENIMLFAALQITSTLGALGFGLLQDRVGAKPSLVMSLLMWLIVSVWAAYCRTKMEFFLIGGIAGFAMGSLQATSRAVVASLTPPGRSGEFFGFWGLFGKLGAVIGPLAMGELATLLGYRTAVLLNGIFFLLGLMIVLPLSLARPSRR from the coding sequence ATGGATACCCCTTCGCGGCTTCCGGTGAGACGTCGGGAGATTTTCGGGTGGTGCTGCTTCGATTTCGCGAATTCGTCGTTCACGACGATCATCATCACGGTCGTCTACGCGACGTACTTCAGCAAGGCCGTGGCGCTCGGCGATCCGGCTGCCTCGAGCTGGTGGGGAAGGGCGCTGTCGTTGTCGCAGGTCATCGTGATTCTCTTCTCTCCGTGGATAGGCGCAGTGGCGGATTTTACGGCCAGGAAGAAGCGGTTTCTCATGTGGTCGGCGGGTGTGTGTTCGATCGCGACGGCATGCCTCTATTTCACCGGGTCGAACGACGTGCTGCTCGCGCTCTCGATCGTCGTGGTGGCCAACATTGCGTTTTCCGTGGGCGACAACCTGTGCGCGAGTTTTCTCCCGGAGATCAGCACACCGGAGAACGTCGGTCGCATCTCGGGGTTCGGCTGGGGTTTCGGATATGTCGGCGGACTGCTGAGCCTGGGGCTGGCGCTTGTCATCATCGAGGGACTGAAGGCCTCGGCGAGATGGACGTTCCTGATGACGGGCCTGTTCTTCCTGCTTGCGAGCCTGCCCACGCAGATCCTGCTTCGCGAGCGCGCGGTGCCGAAGCCGCTGCCTGCGGGCGCGAGTCATTTCTCCGTGGGGTGGGGTGCGATTGCGAGGACCCTGCGCGAGCTTCCGGCGCATCGCACGCTGGCGATATTCTTTCTTTCCTTCACGGCGTTCATGTCGGGGCTGATGGCGGTCATTGTCTTCGCGTCACTTTTCGGCCAGAATGTCCTTCATCTGACGCAGTCGGAGAACATCATGCTTTTCGCCGCGCTGCAGATCACGAGCACGCTGGGCGCGCTTGGCTTCGGCCTCCTCCAGGATCGTGTGGGGGCCAAGCCGTCCCTCGTCATGTCGCTCCTGATGTGGCTGATCGTTTCGGTCTGGGCGGCGTATTGCCGGACCAAGATGGAGTTCTTTCTGATCGGCGGCATCGCGGGCTTTGCGATGGGTTCGCTGCAGGCGACGAGCCGCGCGGTGGTGGCGTCGCTGACACCGCCCGGAAGAAGCGGGGAGTTTTTCGGATTCTGGGGACTTTTCGGCAAGCTCGGCGCGGTGATCGGCCCCCTGGCGATGGGCGAACTGGCCACCCTGCTTGGCTACCGCACGGCGGTGCTTCTCAACGGGATTTTCTTCCTTTTGGGTTTGATGATCGTCCTTCCGCTCTCGCTGGCGAGGCCATCGAGGCGGTAG
- a CDS encoding phosphatase PAP2 family protein has protein sequence MSRTGIDRTLWPAVGTLALTFLLFEVTPLDLLVQNHLYDFAARRWLIDAHAAVPRALFYTGPKLVLITMGVALIALVVGPQSWRNRLHVPEPVRRNLLVAFLTLGTVPAFIGELKSVTNVFCPSEIRAYGGDQPYVRVLERHSDSDRPTRCGHCFPAGHASGGFALLGLVGLASSRRARVLTIVPGLAAGCIMGFYQMAKGAHFLSHTVVTALIAWILFLVWRRILRVTTPAAIGQTRP, from the coding sequence ATGTCGCGAACAGGAATTGACCGGACACTGTGGCCAGCCGTCGGCACACTGGCGCTGACATTCCTGCTGTTCGAGGTCACGCCTCTCGATCTGCTCGTCCAGAATCATCTGTATGACTTCGCGGCAAGGCGCTGGCTGATCGATGCCCATGCCGCAGTGCCGCGGGCATTGTTCTACACCGGTCCCAAGCTGGTGCTCATCACGATGGGGGTCGCGCTCATCGCGCTCGTTGTCGGACCGCAATCCTGGCGGAACCGTCTTCACGTTCCGGAGCCGGTCCGAAGAAATCTGCTCGTCGCCTTCCTAACCCTCGGAACGGTTCCCGCCTTCATCGGGGAATTGAAGTCGGTCACGAATGTTTTCTGCCCGTCTGAAATACGCGCCTATGGAGGGGACCAACCCTACGTCCGGGTTCTCGAGCGCCATTCCGATTCAGACAGGCCCACCCGGTGCGGACACTGCTTTCCGGCGGGTCACGCCAGCGGCGGTTTCGCGCTGCTGGGCCTCGTGGGTCTCGCCAGCTCCCGGCGTGCACGCGTCCTGACGATCGTCCCGGGACTCGCCGCAGGCTGCATCATGGGGTTTTATCAAATGGCGAAAGGTGCGCATTTTCTCAGCCACACGGTGGTGACGGCTCTCATTGCCTGGATCCTGTTCCTGGTGTGGAGGCGGATCCTTCGCGTCACCACACCCGCAGCGATCGGTCAGACGCGTCCGTGA